From Anopheles funestus chromosome 3RL, idAnoFuneDA-416_04, whole genome shotgun sequence, a single genomic window includes:
- the LOC125769074 gene encoding DNA repair protein RAD51 homolog 4 — protein MAATQLTADLHPLLTEYVIKKLQKNRLTTVYSFVKVEVEQLIKITNLPAESIVLVKNQLIDRFGGHCRNAQAHAAQPTVRLGTGISAIDALIQGGLIPGHIYEFCGESGSGKTLLCMTIAASVALERYSVYYIDTKCDFSGRKMQQILDRNGQRKLSEQELGHTMARIKVERIFSPELLVQVVEELATGKHLEEGTNLKLLIIDSLPSLWYLYQDSTSSAEPLGLLTKLICSLRKLAAQHAVAIGLVNLAVRVVEEMAGNTAEVKRKLCPNGSYPALGRYWESAPGTRLLLERYENQPESIVRAVQVWKSNYLRSGDRTFVRMTGSGVR, from the coding sequence ATGGCGGCCACACAATTAACCGCCGATTTGCATCCTCTGCTGACTGAGTACGTGATTAAAAAGTTGCAAAAGAATCGTCTCACCACGGTGTACAGTTTTGTGAAGGTCGAGGTAGAACAACTGATAAAGATCACCAATCTTCCCGCCGAAAGTATcgttttggtgaaaaatcaaCTAATCGATCGTTTCGGCGGCCACTGTCGGAATGCACAGGCGCACGCAGCTCAACCTACCGTCCGGTTGGGCACGGGAATAAGCGCAATAGACGCGTTAATACAGGGAGGACTAATACCTGGCCACATTTACGAGTTCTGCGGAGAATCTGGTAGTGGCAAAACATTGCTCTGTATGACGATCGCTGCCAGTGTGGCGCTGGAACGCTATTCAGTGTATTACATCGACACAAAGTGTGACTTTTCCGGTCGTAAGATGCAACAGATACTGGACCGGAATGGGCAGCGTAAGCTTTCCGAGCAGGAACTGGGTCATACTATGGCACGGATTAAAGTGGAACGTATATTCTCGCCGGAACTGTTGGTACAGGTAGTGGAAGAGTTAGCCACTGGAAAACATCTGGAGGAAGGGACAAATCTCAAGCTACTCATAATCGATTCGTTGCCATCGCTGTGGTACCTGTATCAAGATTCCACCAGCTCCGCTGAGCCTTTAGGGCTGCTGACAAAGTTAATTTGCTCACTGCGCAAGCTGGCCGCGCAGCACGCCGTTGCAATAGGGTTGGTTAATCTGGCCGTCCGAGTGGTTGAAGAAATGGCAGGTAACACAGCGGAGGTGAAACGAAAGCTCTGCCCCAATGGAAGCTACCCAGCACTGGGACGCTACTGGGAAAGTGCCCCCGGTACAAGACTGTTGCTGGAGCGGTACGAAAATCAACCCGAATCGATTGTCCGCGCAGTACAAGTGTGGAAAAGCAATTATCTACGGTCGGGAGACAGAACGTTCGTTCGGATGACGGGTTCAGGCGTTCGATGA
- the LOC125769081 gene encoding protein SGT1 homolog, which yields MAKVKYDWYQTDTAVTVTVLLKNASEKNYSVQLEQNTLTLQADGIEPIALNLWNPINVEQSVHKATPSKVEIKLAKLIAQRWEALERKVSTEEPQSTSTAAATKKLHDWDKISKEIENDDETKDDVSALFKKIFADASEDTRKAMMKSYYESGGTVLSTNWAEVGAKPVQVRPPDGCEFKKWE from the exons ATGGCAAAGGTAAAATACGACTGGTATCAAACAGATACTGCCGTCACGGTGAcggttttgttaaaaaatgcttCCGAAAAGAACTACTCCGTCCAGTTGGAGCAAAACACGCTCACCCTGCAGGCCGACGGTATTGAACCGATTGCGCTAAATCTTTGGAATCCGATCAACGTTGAGCAGAGTGTACACAAAGCAACCCCAAGCAAGGTGGAAATAAAGCTCGCCAAACTTATCGCCCAGCGTTGGGAAGCACTAGAACGGAAGGTATCAACCGAAGAGCCACAATCTACATCGACCGCTGCAGCCACAAAGAAATTGCACGATTGGGATAAGATATCGAAGGAAATCGAAAATGATGATGAG ACGAAGGACGACGTCAGCGCACTGTTCAAAAAGATTTTTGCCGATGCCAGCGAGGACACGCGGAAGGCGATGATGAAGTCTTACTACGAATCGGGCGGCACCGTGCTCAGTACCAACTGGGCGGAAGTTGGTGCCAAACCGGTACAAGTTAGACCACCGGATGGGTGTGAATTTAAAAAGTGGGAATAG
- the LOC125769076 gene encoding deubiquitinase OTUD6B, with protein MSDPLPETDREEVMARHRKEKKELQCKIQSMKKMKVDKKKKKEIQDEIANLEQEIEQRHAEELNRLNLSDAPEPSSNQPEGNGEPKEESNAGTEKEEPRLSKAQRRRDKKAQDNRERDAQIKEEQALLQKSSPRILENNRINEILIKRGMLAHAVPADGDCLYNAINHQLTELGIGSYSVPELRSMAADYIEANRDVMICYMSHPDTGDMLSAEEFDKYCHQVRATKAWGGEIEIKALSTSLKCPIEVIQATGPATVHGEEESTNRKLVLTYHRHMYRLGEHYNSTKPMPPAVREEDD; from the coding sequence ATGAGCGACCCACTGCCAGAAACAGACCGGGAGGAGGTGATGGCCCGCCACCGTAAGGAAAAGAAGGAACTGCAGTGCAAAATACAATCGATGAAGAAGATGAAGgtggacaaaaagaaaaagaaagaaattcaGGACGAGATCGCGAATCTGGAGCAGGAAATAGAGCAACGGCATGCGGAAGAACTGAATCGCTTAAACCTTTCGGACGCACCCGAGCCCTCATCGAACCAGCCGGAAGGTAATGGTGAACCAAAGGAAGAATCTAATGCCGGTACAGAAAAGGAGGAACCTCGGCTCTCGAAAGCGCAACGCCGAAGAGACAAAAAAGCACAGGACAATCGAGAGCGCGATGCTCAGATCAAGGAGGAGCAAGCACTGTTGCAGAAAAGCTCACCACGAATCTTGGAAAACAATCGTATCAACGAAATTCTTATCAAACGTGGCATGCTAGCCCATGCCGTTCCGGCCGATGGCGATTGTCTGTACAATGCGATCAACCATCAGCTTACCGAGCTGGGAATCGGTTCGTACAGTGTTCCGGAGCTGCGCAGTATGGCTGCGGACTACATAGAAGCTAACCGGGACGTCATGATATGTTACATGAGCCATCCAGACACAGGAGATATGCTGAGTGCGGAAGAATTTGATAAATACTGCCATCAAGTTCGGGCTACAAAGGCATGGGGTGGAGAGATTGAAATTAAGGCCCTATCTACCAGCTTGAAGTGTCCGATCGAAGTCATACAGGCTACCGGTCCGGCGACCGTACACGGAGAGGAAGAGAGCACTAATCGGAAGCTGGTACTAACGTACCATCGGCACATGTATCGTCTGGGAGAGCATTATAATTCTACCAAACCAATGCCACCGGCAGTGCGTGAAGAAGACGATTGA
- the LOC125769075 gene encoding deoxyribonuclease TATDN1, which yields MKRLIVRNICSMMKFIDIGANLTDPMYQGIYNGSAKHEPDLCHVLQRSWTGGLEKIIVTVGTLSDCEPTFEIVQNDERLFATVGCHPTRCGEFVSDPEAYFKSLCHQIEEHRDKVVAIGECGLDYDRLHFCEKDAQLQYFEKQLELAAKYDLPLFLHCRNAHDDFIDILQRNLDQLPRRGVVHTFDGTLEAAKTLIAHGFAIGINGCSLKTEENLKVAAQIPDEWIMVETDSPWCEIRPSHAGSKHVKSKYPTVKKKEKWEPCSLIAGRCEPVMISQVLEVLAGIKGKPAVELADQYYKNTLKMFFPKRAAYS from the exons ATGAAGCGATTGATAGTGCGGAATATTTGCAGCATGATGAAGTTTATCG ATATTGGAGCAAACCTGACCGATCCTATGTACCAAGGGATCTACAACGGATCGGCAAAACATGAACCCGATCTGTGCCATGTGTTGCAGCGTAGCTGGACCGGTGGATTGGAAAAAATAATCGTGACGGTAGGAACACTTTCCGACTGCGAGCCAACGTTTGAGATCGTCCAGAATGATG AAAGGCTCTTTGCTACCGTAGGCTGCCATCCGACACGTTGTGGTGAATTCGTTTCAGATCCTGAAGCGTATTTTAAATCGCTTTGCCATCAGATAGAGGAACACCGTGATAAGGTTGTTGCGATCGGAGAATGTGGTCTCGATTACGATCGTTTGCATTTCTGTGAGAAAGATGCCCAGCTGCAGTACTTCGAGAAGCAGCTAGAGTTGGCCGCAAAGTACGATTTGCCACTGTTTCTGCATTGCCGTAATGCGCACGACGATTTCATCGACATCTTGCAGCGTAATTTGGACCAACTGCCTAGGCGTGGCGTGGTGCACACGTTCGATGGTACACTGGAGGCTGCGAAAACATTGATAGCGCATGGGTTTGCCATCGGCATAAACGGTTGTTCGTTGAAGACGGAAGAAAACCTTAAAGTCGCAGCGCAAATCCCAGACGAGTGGATCATGGTGGAAACGGATAGTCCCTGGTGCGAGATACGGCCATCCCATGCCGGATCGAAGCATGTGAAAAGCAAATATCCTACcgtgaaaaagaaggaaaagtggGAACCATGCTCGCTTATTGCCGGTCGATGTGAACCGGTAATGATAAG CCAAGTACTGGAAGTGCTTGCAGGTATCAAAGGAAAGCCAGCGGTCGAGCTTGCCGATCAGTActacaaaaacacacttaaAATGTTCTTTCCAAAGCGGGCAGCGTACAGTTAG
- the LOC125769080 gene encoding uncharacterized protein LOC125769080, with protein sequence MFSLVADYGDSEESSSSDTSDDSTGGQRSQQNHPPNESTFKQQTSHLTVDQSAPLPSARSMLQSGSSRIIPGSVFSNPFREAEEAKLASLEKHVKMVDPEANAAEQKRKVCWSYKKGRCRFGSKCNFAHDSDLILRKELPTEGGSENDEQDAATNNADTESATIMVKKPFPPDRKKRPGLSRDLVPPRKVLKMYHKEKYGMLK encoded by the exons ATGTTTTCACTGGTAGCAGATTATGGCGATAGTGAAGAGTCGTCCTCGTCCGATACATCGGATGATAGTACGGGGGGACAGCGATCACAACAAAATCATCCACCGAATGAATCCACCTTCAAACAGCAAACCAGTCATTT AACGGTTGACCAATCGGCACCACTACCCAGCGCCCGCTCTATGCTCCAGTCCGGTTCGAGTCGCATTATTCCGGGAAGCGTTTTTAGCAATCCGTTCCGTGAGGCAGAAGAAGCCAAGCTGGCCAGTCTGGAAAAGCACGTAAAGATGGTCGATCCGGAAGCGAATGCAGCAGAACAGAAGCGTAAAGTGTGCTGGAGCTATAAGAAGGGTCGCTGCCGATTTGGCAGCAAATGCAACTTTGCGCACGATTCCGATTTGATACTGCGCAAAGAGTTACCTACGGAGGGTGGCAGTGAAAACGATGAACAGGATGCGGCGACGAACAACGCGGACACCGAATCTGCGACGATAATGGTGAAGAAACCGTTTCCACCGGACAGGAAGAAACGTCCCGGTTTAAGCCGAGACTTGGTACCGCCAAGGAAGGTACTCAAAATGTATCACAAGGAAAAATACGGGATGCTTAAATAG